From a region of the Acinetobacter calcoaceticus genome:
- a CDS encoding YidB family protein: MTNLSSIVEVLAKQALGGNQQTSGQGGLGGILGSVLGQMGGNTSSGAQGGLGGVLGSVLGQVTGNNNNAPQAGGGVQSLLIAVVPLILGWVQQQGGLQAALEKLKGAGLGNQVQSWVDPNQANSAVPTQQLQSLFNASDIEQVAQQAQAPKEEVYGAIASVLPQVIDSLTPQGDSTDHQEANQDIQNVMNLVSGFLK, encoded by the coding sequence ATGACAAATTTAAGCAGTATTGTTGAGGTTTTGGCTAAGCAAGCTTTAGGTGGGAATCAACAAACATCAGGTCAAGGCGGTTTGGGTGGAATTTTAGGTTCTGTACTTGGACAAATGGGGGGTAATACTTCTTCTGGTGCTCAAGGTGGCCTTGGTGGAGTATTAGGTTCTGTATTAGGTCAAGTGACTGGAAATAATAATAATGCGCCTCAAGCAGGCGGTGGTGTACAAAGTTTATTGATTGCGGTTGTGCCTTTAATTTTAGGCTGGGTTCAACAACAAGGCGGCTTACAAGCTGCTTTAGAAAAGTTAAAAGGAGCAGGTCTGGGTAATCAGGTTCAAAGCTGGGTCGATCCAAATCAAGCGAATAGTGCCGTTCCTACTCAACAATTACAAAGCTTATTTAATGCTTCTGATATTGAACAAGTTGCTCAGCAAGCACAAGCACCGAAAGAAGAAGTTTACGGTGCAATTGCTTCAGTCTTACCTCAAGTCATTGACTCATTAACGCCTCAGGGTGACAGTACTGATCATCAAGAAGCAAACCAAGATATTCAAAATGTCATGAATCTCGTAAGTGGTTTCTTAAAGTAA
- a CDS encoding porin: MKKLLLAAAVATLSINAVQAAPTLYGKLNVSINQVDNKNFDGKSDVTEINSNSSRIGVKGEEKLTDKLSAVYLAEWAISTDGSGSDTDLSARNRFIGLKTEGVGTLKAGKYDSYFKTAAGGNQDIFNDDTRLDITNIMYGENRLDNVIGFELDPKLLAGLTFNIMAQTGESTSDSKDGETGKDSKNDSFDSVSTSLGYENKDLGLAVAAAGDFGIKGKYAAYGLKDVYTDAYRVTGSYDIAKSGFVVGALWQHAEPTDDLTAYGQTYKSDGAIDKAGKAYRGLEEEAYAVTAAYKIPNTKLKVKAEYASAETQVSGQADRKIDLYGLGLDYQINKQARFYGIVAQQKRDWIKEDDKQTVVGTGIEYNF; encoded by the coding sequence ATGAAGAAATTGCTACTCGCTGCCGCAGTTGCAACTTTGAGCATAAACGCGGTGCAAGCAGCGCCAACTTTGTATGGCAAACTGAATGTTTCTATTAACCAAGTTGACAATAAAAATTTCGATGGAAAAAGTGACGTTACCGAAATTAACTCAAATTCTTCTCGCATTGGGGTAAAAGGCGAAGAGAAATTAACTGACAAGCTATCTGCTGTTTATTTAGCCGAATGGGCAATTTCTACTGATGGCTCAGGTTCTGATACTGATCTTAGCGCTCGTAACCGTTTTATCGGTTTAAAAACTGAAGGCGTTGGTACATTAAAAGCAGGTAAGTATGACTCTTACTTCAAGACAGCTGCTGGTGGTAACCAAGACATCTTTAATGATGACACTCGTTTAGATATTACCAACATCATGTACGGCGAAAACCGTTTAGACAACGTGATTGGTTTTGAGTTAGACCCTAAATTGCTAGCTGGTTTAACATTCAATATTATGGCTCAAACTGGCGAAAGCACTTCTGACAGTAAAGATGGTGAAACTGGTAAAGATAGCAAAAATGATAGCTTTGACTCAGTATCAACTTCTCTTGGTTATGAAAACAAAGACCTTGGCTTAGCAGTGGCTGCTGCTGGTGACTTCGGTATAAAAGGTAAATATGCTGCTTACGGTCTGAAAGATGTTTATACAGATGCTTACCGTGTAACAGGCTCTTATGACATCGCAAAATCTGGTTTTGTAGTAGGTGCGTTATGGCAACATGCTGAACCTACTGATGACTTGACTGCATATGGTCAAACATATAAATCAGATGGCGCAATCGATAAAGCTGGTAAAGCTTATCGCGGCTTAGAAGAAGAAGCTTATGCGGTAACTGCTGCTTATAAAATTCCTAATACTAAGCTTAAAGTGAAAGCAGAATACGCTTCTGCTGAAACACAAGTAAGTGGTCAAGCAGATCGTAAAATTGACTTGTACGGCTTAGGTCTTGATTATCAAATCAACAAACAAGCTCGCTTCTACGGTATTGTTGCTCAGCAAAAACGCGACTGGATTAAAGAAGACGACAAGCAAACTGTTGTAGGTACTGGTATCGAATATAACTTCTAA
- a CDS encoding DUF6231 family protein codes for MAEQNVITSMLDDLSKEQPIHTALCIGQKIDQNNAIQWRYFTVTELLSLPFTQRYDLGFVLFDTDEMQNITEVQKSQLLVKLRDLLAKRIVVVSKRSDEQLLRSLGFTQLIDKTSHGSDFALWQFNILTYKHVPDWFNSRFWANPENWNKFRW; via the coding sequence ATGGCTGAACAAAATGTCATCACTTCTATGCTAGACGATTTATCAAAAGAACAGCCCATTCATACTGCACTTTGTATTGGCCAGAAAATTGACCAGAATAACGCAATTCAATGGCGTTATTTTACCGTAACTGAGCTTTTAAGTCTGCCTTTTACTCAGCGTTATGATTTGGGTTTTGTATTATTTGATACCGATGAAATGCAGAACATAACTGAAGTACAAAAATCACAATTATTAGTAAAACTACGTGATTTATTAGCAAAACGAATTGTTGTGGTGAGCAAACGAAGTGATGAACAATTATTGCGTTCTTTAGGGTTTACCCAACTCATTGATAAGACTTCGCATGGTAGCGATTTTGCTTTATGGCAATTTAATATATTGACCTATAAACATGTTCCAGATTGGTTTAACTCAAGATTTTGGGCAAACCCTGAAAACTGGAATAAATTCCGTTGGTAA
- a CDS encoding DUF2797 domain-containing protein, whose product MELQGICHKMHAGLKDASVTDQQTTKANVEYKFVLDRSEIDLPFNLGQELEIEWTGNIYCTSCGTKTPKSYSQGHCFKCFKTKAECDLCIMKPETCHYHLGTCREDDFAHNVCFQPHIVYLANSSALKVGITRVNHMPGRWLDQGATQALPILKVGSRRLSGQLETMFGSLVADKTDWRKLLKGEAEPLNLVEQRDQLIEEFAPKIQTIREEFSQNLEFNETVELLEDELPREFVYPVEQYPEKIKSLNLDKTPKIRGVLQGIKGQYLIFDIGVINVRKYTGYELIVRA is encoded by the coding sequence ATGGAACTACAAGGCATTTGCCATAAAATGCATGCAGGCCTAAAAGATGCTAGTGTAACTGATCAACAGACAACCAAGGCAAATGTTGAATACAAATTTGTATTAGACCGTTCAGAAATTGATCTTCCTTTTAATTTAGGACAAGAACTAGAAATCGAATGGACAGGTAATATTTATTGCACTTCTTGTGGCACTAAAACACCCAAGTCATATTCTCAAGGCCACTGCTTTAAATGCTTTAAAACTAAAGCGGAATGTGACCTCTGCATTATGAAACCGGAAACATGTCATTACCACTTAGGTACATGTCGTGAAGATGACTTTGCCCACAATGTTTGCTTTCAGCCGCATATTGTCTATTTAGCGAATTCTAGCGCTTTGAAAGTGGGTATTACGCGTGTCAATCACATGCCAGGTCGTTGGTTAGATCAAGGTGCAACTCAGGCCTTACCTATTTTAAAAGTAGGTTCACGTCGCTTATCTGGCCAACTTGAAACCATGTTTGGTTCTTTAGTTGCTGATAAAACTGATTGGCGCAAATTACTCAAAGGCGAGGCTGAACCACTTAACCTTGTTGAACAACGAGATCAGTTAATCGAAGAGTTTGCACCTAAAATTCAAACTATTCGTGAAGAATTTAGCCAAAATCTTGAATTTAACGAAACTGTTGAATTATTAGAAGATGAGTTACCGCGTGAGTTTGTTTACCCAGTTGAACAATATCCTGAAAAAATCAAATCATTAAACCTCGATAAAACACCAAAAATTCGTGGTGTATTACAGGGTATTAAAGGTCAATATTTAATTTTTGATATTGGCGTGATTAATGTTCGTAAATATACAGGTTATGAGCTTATAGTACGTGCTTAA